The Solanum lycopersicum chromosome 6, SLM_r2.1 genome has a window encoding:
- the LOC101258965 gene encoding zinc finger protein 3 codes for MDSQNQSAQDDKQENNGLILDLDLSLLCNWELKPTDDQIIKTTNHTCDGETEHQVFSCNYCYRNFYSSQALGGHQNAHKRERTTMAKRKHSMDSIPIMHRPPPAIQAHSMTHKPNISSNTFRAPAIPTSLYNTHSAPMWSKRRRDQFPVIGRPERNKFSTVVGSQEDLKKLDLSLKL; via the coding sequence ATGGACTCCCAAAATCAATCAGCGCAAGATGATAAACAGGAAAACAATGGGCTCATTTTAGATTTAGATCTAAGCCTCCTCTGTAACTGGGAATTGAAGCCTACAGATGATCAAATAATCAAAACCACTAATCACACTTGTGATGGTGAAACAGAGCACCAGGTTTTTTCCTGTAACTATTGCTACAGAAATTTTTACAGTTCACAAGCACTTGGCGGCCATCAAAACGCACATAAAAGGGAACGAACTACAATGGCGAAAAGGAAGCACAGTATGGATTCAATTCCTATTATGCATAGGCCTCCTCCTGCCATTCAAGCACACTCCATGACTCATAAGCCAAACATTTCATCGAACACCTTCAGGGCACCCGCAATTCCAACCTCATTATACAATACACATTCAGCTCCTATGTGGTCGAAAAGGCGGCGGGATCAGTTTCCGGTGATCGGTCGCCCTGAAAGGAACAAGTTTTCTACAGTGGTTGGTTCTcaagaggatttgaagaaaCTGGATTTGTCTCTCAAACTCTGA